The Halobacterium sp. CBA1132 genome has a segment encoding these proteins:
- a CDS encoding DNA cytosine methyltransferase, translating to MSEDLTYVDLFAGAGGLSVGLENAGFTLKHAVEVDEDARASFANNRDGWEPADISEDIRDIEQEEIAGLVGDESVDLVAGGPPCQGFSEVVSPDGSDERNHLFTNFIEWVNELRPQAALFENVRGMQNTAGGKFLEAVEKSFDKMGYEVTYRVVTSSDFGVPQHRRRLVVLAFKDGQPDYPLEGFDLDPVETPGVIDGIGDLPEVGPGEEVEEYDREPQTVLQRDLRGDNDQLTSHQAANHTDDMVEMISHIPDGGDRTAIPDELQPSSGYHNSYSRLQSDAPAVAITSNMSKPSSARCIHPFQDRGLTPREGARLQTFPDTYRFEGGLVSRRQQIGNAVPPYLGEALGYYLKESVYDVEFSEADRERIYTLRCGSLTPEEFEETRPKLEGFAQQATFDVAD from the coding sequence ATGAGTGAGGACCTGACGTACGTCGACCTCTTTGCGGGTGCGGGAGGGCTCTCTGTCGGTCTCGAGAACGCAGGCTTCACGCTCAAGCACGCCGTCGAAGTCGACGAAGACGCGCGTGCCTCCTTCGCCAACAACCGGGACGGTTGGGAACCAGCGGACATCTCTGAAGACATTCGCGACATCGAACAGGAGGAAATCGCGGGGCTCGTCGGAGACGAATCTGTCGACCTCGTCGCAGGCGGTCCTCCGTGCCAGGGTTTCTCCGAAGTCGTAAGCCCGGACGGGTCCGACGAACGCAACCACCTCTTCACGAACTTCATCGAGTGGGTGAACGAACTCCGTCCACAGGCCGCGCTCTTTGAGAACGTCCGCGGGATGCAGAACACGGCGGGTGGCAAGTTTCTCGAGGCGGTGGAGAAGTCCTTCGACAAGATGGGGTACGAGGTGACCTACCGTGTCGTCACGTCCTCCGACTTCGGCGTCCCCCAGCATCGTCGGCGTCTCGTCGTCCTCGCGTTCAAGGATGGGCAGCCGGACTATCCGCTGGAAGGATTCGACCTCGACCCGGTCGAGACTCCGGGCGTCATCGACGGTATTGGCGACCTACCCGAAGTCGGACCCGGCGAAGAGGTCGAAGAATACGACCGGGAGCCCCAGACGGTTCTCCAGCGAGACCTACGTGGCGACAACGACCAGCTTACTTCGCACCAGGCAGCGAACCACACCGACGACATGGTCGAGATGATTTCGCACATCCCGGACGGTGGAGACCGGACCGCGATTCCGGACGAACTCCAACCGTCGTCGGGTTACCACAACTCGTACTCGCGCCTACAGTCGGACGCACCCGCGGTCGCGATTACCTCGAACATGTCGAAGCCGTCGAGCGCCCGCTGCATTCACCCGTTCCAAGACCGAGGGCTGACGCCTCGAGAAGGAGCGCGCCTCCAGACGTTCCCGGACACGTACCGTTTCGAGGGCGGGCTGGTGTCTCGCCGTCAGCAAATCGGGAATGCCGTTCCTCCTTACCTCGGTGAAGCGCTCGGTTACTACCTCAAAGAGTCTGTTTACGACGTGGAGTTCTCGGAAGCCGACCGTGAACGAATCTACACACTCCGATGTGGATCACTCACACCCGAGGAGTTCGAAGAGACGCGACCGAAACTGGAAGGTTTTGCACAGCAGGCAACGTTCGACGTAGCGGACTGA
- a CDS encoding geranylgeranylglycerol-phosphate geranylgeranyltransferase: MSVAGTVRGLVELTRPVNTVAAGALTFIGAFVAGGAFAEPAATAAAVGATWFATAAGMAINDYFDRDVDRINNPERAIPRGAVSERGALAFSVALFAGAVVLSVLLPPLALGIAAVNLAGLVTYTEFFKGLPGAGNALVAYLVGSTFLFGAAAVGDPLAGGVLAVLAALSTFTREVIKDVEDVTGDREEGLRTLPIVVGERRALVLGAALLVVAVLASPVPYVAGTFGVWYLVVVVPADTVMLAAAYRSFDDPEAGQQLLKAGTFVAAVAFVVGRLAGP, translated from the coding sequence ATGAGTGTGGCGGGGACGGTACGGGGGCTGGTGGAGCTCACCCGGCCGGTGAATACGGTGGCGGCGGGCGCGTTGACGTTCATCGGGGCGTTCGTCGCCGGCGGGGCGTTCGCGGAGCCGGCGGCGACGGCAGCGGCGGTGGGGGCGACGTGGTTCGCGACGGCAGCGGGGATGGCGATAAACGACTACTTCGACCGGGACGTCGACCGCATCAACAATCCGGAGCGCGCGATTCCGCGCGGCGCCGTCTCGGAGCGCGGCGCGCTGGCGTTCAGCGTGGCGTTGTTCGCGGGCGCGGTGGTGCTCTCGGTGCTGTTGCCGCCGCTGGCGTTGGGCATCGCGGCGGTGAATCTCGCGGGGTTGGTGACGTACACGGAGTTCTTCAAGGGCTTGCCTGGCGCGGGGAACGCGCTGGTGGCGTACCTCGTGGGGAGCACGTTCCTGTTCGGTGCGGCGGCTGTCGGCGACCCGCTGGCGGGTGGCGTGCTCGCGGTGCTGGCGGCGCTGTCGACGTTCACTCGCGAGGTCATCAAGGACGTCGAAGACGTGACTGGGGACCGCGAGGAGGGGTTGCGGACGCTCCCAATCGTCGTCGGGGAGCGGCGCGCGCTCGTCCTCGGTGCGGCACTCTTGGTCGTCGCGGTGCTGGCGAGCCCGGTGCCGTACGTGGCGGGGACGTTCGGCGTCTGGTATCTGGTCGTTGTGGTGCCGGCGGACACGGTGATGCTGGCGGCGGCGTACCGGAGCTTCGACGACCCGGAGGCGGGCCAGCAACTGCTCAAGGCGGGGACGTTCGTCGCTGCTGTGGCGTTCGTCGTCGGTCGGTTGGCCGGGCCGTGA